In Pseudoalteromonas sp. '520P1 No. 423', the following proteins share a genomic window:
- a CDS encoding IS110 family transposase: MSLIKVVGIDLAKLVFSIHGVDKHDKCKLRKTIKRNKLLEEITQLPPCIIAMEACSGAHYWAREFIKLGHDVRIMASKFVIPYRQNEKNDANDAEAICEAATRPKTRFVSIKSEEQQAVLCLHRIRQGAIKDRTARINRLRGLLAEFGIIMPKGRYPAQNAINGILEDAENNLPFLARELLNDLWQSIKSLNAEILKYDRKLYKLANQMKDAKRLMSIPGIGEVTATAVVATVNDAKHFDTSRSFAAWIGLVPRQYSTGGVARLGRISKRGEKHIRTCLIHGARAVIANCKNKTDRTSLWVKDLIERRGFKRATVALAAKNARLIWALLHSEKEYQIDYVK; encoded by the coding sequence ATGTCTTTAATTAAAGTTGTTGGCATTGATTTAGCCAAATTAGTTTTTAGTATCCACGGTGTTGATAAGCATGACAAGTGTAAATTAAGAAAAACTATCAAAAGAAACAAGCTATTAGAGGAAATAACACAACTTCCACCCTGTATTATTGCAATGGAAGCTTGCTCCGGTGCCCACTATTGGGCAAGGGAATTTATCAAACTCGGTCATGATGTGCGTATTATGGCGTCTAAATTTGTTATTCCCTATCGCCAAAATGAAAAGAATGACGCCAATGATGCTGAAGCTATTTGCGAAGCAGCTACAAGACCAAAAACACGTTTTGTCAGTATTAAAAGCGAAGAACAACAAGCCGTGCTGTGTTTACACCGCATCAGACAAGGTGCAATTAAAGACAGAACCGCACGTATAAACCGATTACGCGGTTTACTCGCTGAGTTCGGTATCATCATGCCAAAAGGTCGATACCCTGCACAAAATGCCATTAACGGTATTCTTGAAGATGCTGAAAATAACCTACCTTTTCTTGCGCGTGAATTGCTCAATGATTTATGGCAAAGTATTAAATCTTTAAATGCAGAAATACTCAAATACGATAGAAAACTGTACAAACTCGCCAACCAAATGAAAGACGCCAAAAGGCTTATGAGTATTCCAGGTATTGGCGAGGTCACTGCAACAGCCGTAGTCGCCACAGTAAATGATGCTAAACATTTTGATACCAGTCGTTCTTTTGCTGCATGGATTGGTTTAGTACCAAGGCAATATTCAACTGGTGGGGTTGCGCGATTAGGCCGTATCAGTAAACGAGGTGAAAAACATATTCGCACTTGCCTGATACATGGTGCTCGAGCAGTAATCGCAAACTGCAAAAATAAAACAGACCGAACGAGTCTGTGGGTCAAAGACCTCATTGAACGACGCGGTTTTAAACGTGCAACGGTTGCATTAGCTGCAAAGAATGCCCGCTTAATTTGGGCACTGTTACATTCAGAAAAAGAATATCAAATTGATTATGTAAAATAA
- a CDS encoding GNAT family N-acetyltransferase produces the protein MKYQIRLASKQDNKSIIKLMEAHAEFEGQPLKLTIKHDSLIDLNSLPITLFLVESGNEILGYMSVVKQFSTWDMDWYLYLDCLYLVDKIRGYGLGKDLMQQVKIFAKKQKISKVEWQTPKSNFPAISFYKKLGALSKEKQRFFWHVPS, from the coding sequence ATGAAGTATCAGATCAGGTTAGCTAGCAAGCAGGACAATAAATCTATAATAAAGTTAATGGAAGCACATGCTGAATTTGAAGGACAGCCATTAAAACTCACCATAAAACATGACAGTTTAATTGATCTTAATTCGCTACCGATTACACTTTTTTTAGTTGAATCTGGCAATGAAATATTGGGCTATATGTCTGTTGTTAAACAGTTTTCAACATGGGATATGGATTGGTATTTATACTTAGATTGCTTATATTTAGTCGATAAAATAAGAGGTTATGGGCTTGGAAAGGATTTAATGCAACAAGTTAAAATTTTTGCTAAAAAACAAAAAATTAGTAAAGTTGAATGGCAAACACCAAAAAGTAATTTTCCTGCCATTTCATTTTATAAAAAGCTTGGTGCGCTAAGTAAAGAAAAACAGCGATTCTTTTGGCATGTACCAAGTTAA
- a CDS encoding rhodanese-like domain-containing protein: protein MTFQSNAFSYPVASKQQAGEFFSNKLANETDCSDVYADIKDKTNNYLLLDVRSEQAFDKSHAITALNIPHSQINEKSFERYPKDTLFVVYCWGPGCNGATKAALKISKLGFAVKEMIGGIHYWEDFERYPVKRRNTEVQS from the coding sequence ATGACTTTTCAAAGTAATGCATTTAGTTACCCCGTGGCATCTAAGCAACAAGCTGGTGAGTTTTTTTCAAACAAACTCGCAAATGAAACTGATTGCTCAGATGTATATGCCGATATAAAAGACAAGACTAACAATTATCTTTTGTTAGATGTCCGCTCAGAGCAAGCATTTGATAAAAGCCACGCTATCACTGCTTTAAATATTCCTCATAGCCAAATCAATGAAAAATCATTTGAAAGATATCCTAAAGATACTTTATTTGTAGTTTACTGCTGGGGCCCTGGTTGTAATGGTGCAACAAAAGCTGCATTAAAAATTTCCAAATTAGGCTTTGCTGTAAAGGAAATGATAGGTGGAATTCATTACTGGGAAGACTTTGAGCGCTACCCTGTAAAACGTCGGAACACAGAGGTTCAAAGTTAG
- a CDS encoding endonuclease/exonuclease/phosphatase family protein, which yields MNKVLKAFAIPAFMSALSGCEHPQHAHPQHAHPQHAHPQHEHAESASDLAHHAPLTVATWNIEHLAFPSNTGCKPRSQQDIEKLRSYANSLDANIVALQEVASKEALKAVFPENNWQIIMSEREDSPIYDCRESNYKSTQQKVAFAVHKSIDIVDITHNNQFNLDMPGLRNGLAITVNTTLGNTEILNVHLKSGCFVDDFSNSDKRACQVLEKQAPILDSWLEQRESANTPFIMLGDFNHRLATGQNKLFEVLSNNTNNQSSTLHLSTKNMIGCHPRYPAPIDHIIIGGSKANYADKKAVIHNFENMKEDEMLSDHCAVSITL from the coding sequence ATGAATAAAGTATTAAAAGCCTTTGCTATTCCAGCATTTATGTCTGCGCTATCAGGATGTGAACATCCTCAACATGCACATCCTCAACATGCACATCCTCAACATGCACATCCTCAACATGAGCATGCTGAATCAGCTTCTGATCTTGCGCATCATGCACCTCTGACAGTTGCAACATGGAATATTGAGCACTTAGCTTTTCCAAGTAACACAGGCTGTAAGCCAAGAAGCCAACAAGATATCGAAAAACTTCGCAGCTACGCCAATAGTCTAGATGCAAATATTGTCGCATTACAAGAAGTCGCTTCAAAGGAAGCATTAAAAGCTGTATTTCCTGAAAATAACTGGCAAATCATTATGTCAGAACGTGAAGATAGTCCAATTTACGATTGCAGAGAAAGTAACTATAAATCAACGCAACAAAAAGTCGCCTTCGCAGTGCATAAATCAATTGATATCGTTGATATAACACATAACAATCAATTTAATTTAGATATGCCAGGTCTTAGAAATGGTTTAGCTATTACTGTTAATACCACTCTGGGTAATACAGAAATTTTAAACGTCCACCTAAAAAGTGGCTGTTTTGTTGATGATTTTTCAAACAGCGATAAAAGAGCGTGTCAGGTATTAGAGAAACAAGCGCCTATTTTAGATTCTTGGCTTGAGCAACGAGAGTCAGCGAATACACCTTTTATCATGTTAGGAGATTTTAACCACAGGTTAGCAACTGGACAAAACAAACTTTTTGAAGTGTTAAGCAATAATACAAATAACCAAAGTTCAACATTGCACCTGAGCACAAAAAATATGATTGGTTGTCACCCAAGATACCCTGCACCTATAGATCATATTATCATTGGTGGTTCTAAAGCTAATTACGCAGATAAGAAGGCTGTTATTCATAATTTTGAAAATATGAAAGAAGATGAGATGCTAAGCGATCATTGCGCGGTTTCAATTACCCTTTAA
- the folE2 gene encoding GTP cyclohydrolase FolE2 — translation MNINLPDVTSGQRALTQLPLRWVGMEAIALPISVPHLDSTSPVTAKADIFVSLDKPEAKGIHMSRLYLKLKDKLTSHHLTGETLSRLLHEIIQSQEGLSESAKINLSFELTIQKPALLSNEFGYQSYPIAISRAYVQGQMQTQLSLTIPYSSTCPCSSALSRQALSDKLSENFTSQSIDKDALLEWIISEKNTAATAHSQRSYAYLKLALKNEQLPDLNQLILDFEKVIGTPVQTAVKREDEQAFAKLNAENLMFCEDAARRLKQSLESNSNFSGYWFKVEHQESLHAHNAVVIDHNEQPYE, via the coding sequence ATGAATATAAATTTACCTGACGTTACTTCTGGCCAACGGGCGCTAACACAACTACCTCTTCGATGGGTTGGTATGGAGGCAATCGCACTTCCAATATCCGTACCGCATTTAGATTCAACCTCGCCTGTTACTGCTAAAGCAGATATTTTTGTAAGTTTAGATAAACCTGAAGCGAAAGGCATTCATATGTCTAGGTTGTATTTAAAGTTAAAAGATAAACTCACGTCACATCACTTAACAGGTGAAACACTATCACGTTTACTTCATGAAATTATTCAATCACAAGAAGGTCTTAGTGAATCTGCAAAAATTAATCTTTCATTTGAATTAACCATCCAAAAACCTGCTTTATTGAGTAACGAATTTGGTTATCAAAGCTATCCAATTGCTATTTCACGAGCGTATGTTCAAGGTCAAATGCAAACCCAATTATCCTTGACCATTCCTTATTCTAGTACTTGTCCGTGTTCATCAGCATTATCTAGACAAGCTTTAAGCGATAAATTGTCAGAAAATTTCACCTCCCAATCAATAGATAAAGATGCGTTGCTTGAATGGATTATTTCAGAAAAAAATACAGCAGCAACAGCTCATAGCCAACGTTCATATGCTTATTTAAAATTAGCATTGAAAAACGAGCAATTACCAGATTTAAATCAGCTTATACTTGATTTTGAAAAAGTGATTGGCACGCCTGTGCAAACAGCAGTGAAAAGAGAAGATGAACAAGCATTTGCTAAATTAAACGCTGAAAATCTAATGTTTTGTGAAGATGCTGCAAGAAGATTGAAACAATCTCTTGAAAGTAATAGTAATTTTAGTGGGTATTGGTTTAAAGTAGAGCATCAAGAAAGTCTACATGCACACAATGCTGTAGTAATTGATCACAATGAGCAACCTTATGAATAA
- a CDS encoding MerC domain-containing protein, translated as MKIQRISDNTAIGLSMLCIAHCLLIPILIVLVPSISSVLSANNEVFHQQLLYGVVAFSLVALSIGIFNHKKISIFLLGCFGLFILVSAVITKIQFFGSFTEIVLTVAGSCIVAFTHVKNYRFRHQQCNQIAN; from the coding sequence ATGAAAATACAACGCATAAGTGACAATACAGCAATAGGACTATCAATGTTGTGTATTGCCCATTGTTTGTTAATACCAATACTCATCGTGCTTGTTCCCTCAATCTCAAGCGTATTATCAGCTAATAATGAGGTATTTCACCAACAGTTACTTTACGGTGTTGTCGCTTTTAGTTTAGTTGCATTGTCTATTGGCATTTTTAACCATAAAAAAATATCGATTTTCTTATTAGGTTGTTTCGGTTTATTTATATTAGTCTCGGCTGTGATCACCAAGATCCAGTTTTTTGGCTCATTCACTGAAATAGTTTTAACAGTTGCAGGCTCTTGTATTGTGGCTTTCACACATGTTAAAAATTATAGGTTCAGGCACCAGCAGTGTAATCAAATAGCAAACTAA
- a CDS encoding endonuclease: MKLTQINHILGSVTGLILSTSALATVPADYYNTADTSSAIALRNSLHAIIDDHTRFPYTSSQTDTWDILETADQDPNNAANVITIYRNASYKKEGGGNSFYNREHSWPKSYGFPDDGSSNYAYTDAHHLFIADSSYNSSRSNKPYANCDSGCSEKTTQENNDRGGVNSNWTDGSYSAGSWETWDARKGDVARAMMYMAIRYEGGTHNVTGVSEPDLILTDDRNLIDASNTGSNQSVAYMGLKSTLIQWHKQDPVDDFERRHTEAVFSFQGNRNPFVDHPEYAECIFESICNGEADLIAPDAPINLSSIGRAGKVSLNWSANTESDLNGYNIYRSDTAEGSFTKINASVIRSDVFDDESLQANIEYFYKITAVDFSNNESQLSSHTSATASEVIIKTSDAWVNEFHYDNASSDVDEFIEIAGKAETDLSGWSIELYNGNGGALYNTQSLSGVINDQQNGFGAIAFLISGIQNGGPDGFALINPANEVVQFLSYEGSFTATGGTADGMESTDVGVAETSSTTAGHSLQLSGDGSKYSEFTWQAPAQNTKDAVNTNQTFPAENILPTASFTYSCTNLTCQFDASQSIDTDGTISQYTWVFASNEQANSELVTHTFSQEGTYSVSLMVVDNNGGEHIVNQEVTVSNEAQSYYENTHVKPILDKKRTVSKITVADPDYSPTAQVYVDITHTYLGDLKIKLKSPNGDVYLLKAKDKYDDAQNLQEFYLIDLPANVTGTWKLIIKDKVKKDEGQLNAWSIQF, from the coding sequence ATGAAACTCACGCAAATAAATCATATTTTAGGATCTGTCACAGGTCTTATATTATCAACGAGTGCATTAGCCACTGTCCCTGCAGATTATTACAACACTGCAGATACCTCTTCAGCTATCGCACTGAGAAACTCACTCCATGCCATAATAGATGATCATACTCGATTCCCGTATACATCTTCGCAAACCGATACATGGGACATTTTAGAAACAGCTGATCAAGATCCAAATAATGCTGCGAATGTAATTACAATATACAGAAATGCGAGCTATAAAAAAGAAGGCGGTGGTAACTCATTTTATAACAGAGAGCACTCATGGCCTAAATCATATGGTTTTCCAGACGATGGCTCTAGTAACTACGCTTATACCGACGCACACCATTTGTTTATTGCAGATAGTAGTTATAATTCTAGTCGTTCAAATAAGCCTTACGCTAACTGTGATTCTGGCTGTAGCGAAAAAACAACTCAGGAGAATAACGATAGAGGTGGTGTAAATTCGAATTGGACTGACGGTTCATATTCAGCTGGTAGCTGGGAAACATGGGATGCTAGAAAAGGCGATGTTGCCAGAGCAATGATGTACATGGCCATCCGTTATGAAGGCGGTACGCACAATGTGACAGGTGTTTCTGAACCAGACTTAATCTTAACTGATGATAGAAACTTAATAGACGCATCTAATACGGGTTCAAATCAATCAGTTGCTTATATGGGCTTAAAATCAACTCTGATCCAATGGCATAAGCAAGATCCTGTAGATGATTTTGAAAGACGTCACACTGAAGCTGTTTTTAGTTTTCAAGGTAATAGAAACCCATTTGTAGATCATCCTGAATATGCTGAATGTATTTTTGAATCTATCTGTAATGGTGAAGCTGATTTAATTGCACCCGATGCGCCAATTAATTTATCAAGTATCGGTAGAGCAGGTAAAGTTTCATTAAACTGGAGTGCAAATACTGAATCTGATTTAAACGGCTATAATATCTACAGAAGTGATACCGCTGAAGGTTCATTCACAAAAATCAATGCAAGTGTGATCCGAAGTGACGTTTTTGATGATGAAAGCTTACAAGCTAACATTGAATACTTTTACAAAATAACAGCCGTTGATTTTTCAAATAATGAATCACAGCTAAGTAGCCATACATCAGCAACAGCGAGTGAAGTTATAATAAAAACCAGCGATGCATGGGTAAATGAATTCCATTACGACAATGCCAGCTCTGATGTTGACGAATTTATTGAAATAGCAGGCAAAGCAGAAACTGATTTATCTGGTTGGTCAATAGAATTATACAATGGTAACGGCGGCGCACTTTATAATACACAATCATTAAGCGGCGTAATTAATGATCAGCAAAATGGTTTTGGTGCAATTGCATTTTTAATCTCGGGCATTCAAAATGGCGGACCAGATGGCTTTGCGTTAATAAACCCTGCAAACGAAGTTGTTCAATTTTTAAGTTATGAAGGGAGCTTTACTGCTACAGGCGGAACAGCTGATGGCATGGAGTCTACAGATGTTGGAGTAGCAGAAACGAGCTCTACTACAGCTGGACATTCATTACAATTATCAGGAGATGGAAGCAAATATAGCGAATTCACTTGGCAAGCACCTGCTCAAAATACTAAAGATGCAGTAAATACCAATCAAACTTTCCCGGCAGAAAATATTTTACCAACAGCAAGTTTTACTTATTCTTGTACTAATTTAACTTGTCAGTTCGATGCATCACAAAGTATCGATACAGATGGCACTATTTCGCAATATACGTGGGTATTTGCAAGTAATGAACAAGCGAATTCTGAACTTGTTACGCATACTTTTTCACAAGAAGGTACGTATTCAGTTTCATTAATGGTTGTTGATAACAATGGTGGTGAACATATTGTTAACCAAGAAGTTACAGTATCAAATGAAGCACAATCTTATTATGAGAACACACATGTAAAACCAATTTTAGATAAAAAACGTACTGTAAGTAAAATTACAGTAGCAGATCCTGATTATAGCCCAACAGCACAAGTGTATGTTGATATTACACACACTTACCTAGGTGATTTAAAAATCAAATTAAAATCTCCTAATGGTGATGTATATCTATTAAAAGCGAAAGACAAATATGATGATGCGCAAAATTTGCAAGAATTCTATTTAATTGATCTACCTGCAAATGTCACAGGTACTTGGAAACTTATCATCAAAGATAAAGTTAAAAAAGATGAGGGCCAATTAAATGCTTGGTCTATTCAATTTTAA